One window from the genome of Perca flavescens isolate YP-PL-M2 chromosome 17, PFLA_1.0, whole genome shotgun sequence encodes:
- the nkx3.3 gene encoding NK3 homeobox 3, translating into MSWFEHMKSEEVNITEEADHCICHRVFSLKDILTGRDVRGKPCTRSTEELYAPKRNICTGHATRVPDLSHQDVDENRIHRERLPADLRRSVGNVRSDTYNEEATGEETELREDQQPHGVERDKRQKEEEEAEEEGCHHGGETVSWSSDKQQCRPGTKKRSRAAFSHTQVYELERRFNTQRYLSGPERADLAETLKLTETQVKIWFQNRRYKTKRRQMAAELAACSSPKKVAVQVLVRDNQKQYHQANGVHIPMTVPLYHQAYQYHPYLHYYCQPWSMDSTSCGGMLGGPLSIHE; encoded by the exons ACATCCTCACCGGACGTGATGTCCGGGGGAAGCCCTGTACTAGGAGTACAGAGGAGCTCTACGCACCAAAGCGCAACATCTGCACCGGGCATGCTACGAGAGTCCCCGATCTGTCCCACCAAGACGTGGATGAGAACCGCATCCACCGGGAGAGACTTCCTGCTGATCTAAGGCGGTCTGTTGGAAATGTCCGATCTGATACCTACAACGAGGAGGCCACAGGAGAGGAGACTGAGCTCAGAGAAG ACCAGCAGCCACACGGCGTGGAGCGGGATAAACggcagaaagaggaggaggaggcagaggaggagggatgTCACCACGGCGGGGAGACGGTCAGCTGGTCGTCCGATAAGCAGCAGTGCAGGCCGGGTACGAAGAAGCGCTCCAGGGCGgccttctctcacacacaggtCTACGAGCTTGAGCGCCGTTTCAACACGCAGCGGTATCTGTCAGGCCCTGAACGGGCCGATCTGGCAGAAACTCTAAAACTCACAGAGACCCAGGTGAAAATCTGGTTCCAGAACCGGAGATATAAAACCAAACGGCGCCAGATGGCGGCCGAGCTAGCGGCGTGCAGCTCACCAAAGAAAGTAGCGGTACAAGTGCTGGTGAGGGACAATCAAAAGCAGTACCATCAAGCGAATGGAGTACACATCCCGATGACTGTGCCCCTGTACCACCAGGCCTACCAGTACCACCCCTACCTGCACTACTACTGCCAGCCCTGGAGCATGGACAGCACGTCCTGTGGAGGGATGCTCGGAGGCCCTCTCTCAATACATGAATGA